Proteins encoded in a region of the Triplophysa rosa linkage group LG14, Trosa_1v2, whole genome shotgun sequence genome:
- the nop53 gene encoding ribosome biogenesis protein NOP53, which yields MAAARRHKRVAASQPGFLPLKADLDGNIADIKRRKRVNKNRKKNWNKYSDIHDVEDFLDDVRLQERATGGLISEKPDDSLFFVDLGEKEKDTRPQEEETVKKSRSSKPLRIDLILRPASHIQAPKNILAFQQPNAKKQRRIAEKAAKLAAIGVVPRRERLLQLRRAAATTRVPVKENPACNNPQTPFYDLWSAGTPETADPYYLEQTKKKRVRRPSKLNEKPSVLPAVEIIAPGASYNPDFFSHQELLREAHKVEVKKLKEEEKLQRQLAVNGEIATEESTFNEQVEGLIEEEEEEEEEEEEETEQKQPEEETEDTAVGPSATQKKKTEKQRKKEKAERIKELQKKAERQVIDRRQQLFQLRSIHANLKKQEQVTKMRRTQRKANQEAEKSMPRRLGRLKFQTPDLDVQLSDELPGSLRSLKPEGSILKDRFKSFQKRNLIEPRERAKFKRRIKVKYTEKRAFREIK from the exons ATGGCGGCTGCCAGAAGACACAAGCGCGTGGCAGCTTCTCAACCAGGATTTTTGCCTCTTAAAGCGGATTTAGATGGAAACATTGCGGACATCAAACGGAGAAAACgtgtaaacaaaaacaggaaaaagaACTGGAACAAATACAGTGATATTCATGATGTGGAGGACTTTCTGGATGACGTGCGGCTTCAGGAGAGAGCCACAGG TGGGTTGATATCTGAAAAACCTGATGACAGCCTCTTCTTTGTAGACTTGggtgaaaaagaaaaagacactCGACCAC AAGAAGAAGAAACCGTCAAGAAGTCTAGAAGTTCAAAGCCACTGCGGATAGATCTAATTCTTCGGCCTGCCTCTCACATACAAGCACCAAAGAA TATATTAGCCTTCCAGCAGCCCAACGCTAAAAAGCAGCGGCGCATTGCCGAGAAAGCAGCAAAGTTGGCGGCCATAGGCGTGGTGCCACGCAGAGAAAGACTTCTTCAGCTCCGCAGGGCTGCTGCCACCACCAGAGTCCCTGTTAAAGAAAATCCAGCCTGTAATAATCCACAGACACCTTTTTATGACCTGTGGAGTGCAGGCA CACCAGAAACAGCAGATCCCTACTACCTCGAACAGACTAAGAAAAAGCGTGTCAGG AGACCAAGTAAACTGAATGAGAAGCCCTCTGTTCTTCCTGCAGTTGAGATTATCGCTCCTGGAGCTTCATACAACCCAGACTTCTTTTCTCACCAG GAGCTGCTCCGTGAAGCGCATAAGGTGGAAGTCAAGAAGCTAAAGGAGGAGGAAAAATTGCAGCGACAATTGGCTGTGAATGGAGAAATTGCAACTGAG gaGAGCACCTTTAATGAGCAGGTGGAAGGTTTGattgaagaagaagaagaagaggaggaggaggaggaggaggagacgGAACAAAAGCAGCCGGAGGAGGAGACCGAGGACACAGCTGTCGGACCGTCTGCaactcaaaaaaagaaaaccgaGAAACAGAGGAAGAAAGAGAAAGCAGAAAGGATAAAG GAGTTGCAAAAGAAAGCTGAGCGTCAGGTGATTGACAGGAGGCAACAGTTGTTCCAGCTGCGATCTATCCATGCCAACCTGAAAAAACAGGAACAGGTGACAAAGATGAGACGGACTCAGCGGAAGGCCAATCAGGAGGCGGAGAAAAGCATGCCACGTCGACTGGGCAGACTCAA GTTCCAGACACCTGATCTGGATGTGCAGTTGAGCGATGAGCTTCCCGGCTCTCTTCGCAGTCTAAAG CCAGAGGGCAGCATCCTCAAAGACAGATTTAAGAGCTTCCAGAAGAGAAACCTGATTGAGCCCAGAGAGAGGGCCAA ATTTAAGAGGAGAATCAAGGTGAAGTACACAGAAAAGAGGGCATTCAGGGAGATAAAGTGA